In a genomic window of Vespula vulgaris chromosome 21, iyVesVulg1.1, whole genome shotgun sequence:
- the LOC127071263 gene encoding putative uncharacterized protein DDB_G0282133 isoform X2, whose product MSKKNKKRKEGENQAVINWEEDGYFPRKIKEEMKSMWEIPQIYQFLHFTKDILNIPQITIYEMERMLVIPRASKQLANIMTCLLSCPITKAKLHKIPPMPYEFWTNILMHKINNWFKLYYGKHKDVIKVLETIGIEPEFWDIFPEASIFADRDFEDLSFKQRVWLLKTICDTLMHTRKTIQEKIANHAWEDQVEINLGTDRHGAKYIYFPQFISSELRIYRHCMNNNILSTSKPIIPKTVAESETKTKVNNPPVQGKVKKSRKRKARWQNGLCSKIRKDKSAKPPEKKIDKQFYICNCIDSAMNSQTSEDTDLNCTSTNSNSNNNNNNNNINLNDFDRKRTRNSIKTSEISTMSNNTKYSNTNSSSYDNNVSNESQLIDKNVKESTFKGFLRSPDEKDGIAMINQLLNRLKTEMDIKYINSHVMVENMTDAKDDVENSISIEANENNFESISNECDSSKHCLDNLSNNSKTDDEKLNEIIVIGNTILKDKTFPTNFEDINDLDSSTSKSDDEKLNGSETSIINKMKNISNDVPDTINKCNIRQRKRSSNNGEMKDTKKKDNIISEFVLEDETQNGIRRSLRSKGNLQIEHKSFCNDINQMINADINTEEVNPNENNPERKSEAASFKRMLRELGVSNFRLVADSVETLRNLISSFLLNTPESCEVKLVSKLTELLQSVENVETVLKDTTKKAKAKLLKEWTNFKIGQAAVCCSSMEDQDSSSESGVSSNWWILGSQDYKLPTANDATLQTLSKSTLSPISTQSCAHSSEYNNDKEQCTSGKEKEYKKSKSKEQHDEKSNHREQQENGENSEGKNQQKHKEDKECNRKEEEQQTRRVLRARGISSYTEQLYPYEEIDESELGEWTDIKAVYAPPSAQTCASTTYSSSKNRHDNHWSEKEDSDQDWILPGSRRRKNKRSSNNKKLKSLQAKNLNKKTNVQDTRKESTSSHKIPNNSRILPASSTLNKIKYPQIQQDSVRTISSIEANKIDYVDSVHSELDIKDETPILDTVSNQYKNNYNMNGISYLVQSNPTVIGLTQPNTFVQTNSLIPSIVPSFQPNYYMQEVQPEYVVYDQQSSFVPLQQSIIQQVPCIVTSQEIINHSRYSPYFINATKSQSNLLNDQSPKDQSENSNLIKIVQSDNNVNKIPQKKASTSQSNSSTTKHNTTKRCSLNSTSQKAKSLNRNTNDPKKKTTSLIILSDSDDEIEIINEKTTNNQKDKSPQDQESNIEEIANTTLKNIIPQEIMQRIHQGCISITPIKPAPIQNTPTQLVVVVNETGNYYALALPNGSKLILTPEQVAQIRASNGGKLVL is encoded by the exons atgtcgaagaagaataaaaagcgTAAAGAGGGCGAGAACCAGGCCGTAATTAATTGGGAAGAAGATGGttattttccaagaaaaataaaagaagaaatgaaatccATGTGGGAA ataccacaaatttatcaatttcttcatttcaCCAAAGACATTCTAAATATACCCCAGATAACTATTTATGAAATGGAAAGAATGCTCGTTATACCAAGAGCTTCAAAGCAGTTAGCAAATATCATGACATGTTTATTAag cTGTCCTATAACCAAAGCAAAACTGCATAAAATACCACCAATGCCCTATGAATTCTGGACGAATATTTTAATgcataaaataaacaattggTTCAAACTTTATTATGGAAAACACAAAGATGTGATAAAA GTTCTAGAAACTATTGGTATTGAACCAGAATTCTGGGATATTTTTCCTGAGGCATCAATATTTGCTGATAGAGACTTTGAAGACTTGAGTTTTAAACAACGAGTATGGCTTTTAAAGACTATCTGTGATACTCTtatg CATACAAGAAAAAcaattcaagaaaaaattgcTAATCATGCATGGGAAGATCaagttgaaataaatttaggAACCGATCGTCATGGAgctaaatatatttattttccacAGTTCATCAGTAGCGAATTGAGAATATATAGACAttgtatgaataataatattctttccaCTTCGAAG CCTATAATACCAAAGACAGTTGCAGAATCcgaaacgaaaacaaaagtaaataatccTCCAGTACagggaaaagtaaaaaaaagtagaaaaagaaaggccAGATGGCAGAATGGATTATGTTCAAAGATTAGAAAGGATAAATCTGCAAAACCtccagaaaagaaaatagataagcaattttatatttgtaattgtaTCGATAGTGCCATGAATTCACAAACTAGTGAAGACACAGACTTAAATTGTACAAGCACAaacagtaatagtaataataacaataataataataacataaatttaaacgattttgacagaaagagaacgagaaattCAATAAAGACATCTGAAATAAGTACAATgtcaaataatacaaaatacagCAATACAAACTCGAGTAGttatgataataatgtatCAAATGAAAGTCagttaattgataaaaatgttaaagaaagTACATTTAAAGGATTTTTGAGATCGCCCGATGAAAAAGACGGCATAGCAATGATTAATCAGttattaaatagattaaaGACAGAaatggatataaaatatattaactctCACGTAATGGTAGAAAATATGACAGATGCAAAAGATGATgttgaaaattctatttcaatagaagcaaatgaaaataattttgaatcaATTTCAAACGAATGTGATTCAAGTAAACATTGCTTGGataatttatctaataattcCAAAACGgatgatgaaaaattaaatgaaattattgtaattggaaatacaatattaaagGATAAAACATTTCCAACGAATTTCGAAGATATTAATGATTTAGATTCATCAACATCAAAGTCGgatgatgaaaaattaaatggaaGTGAAAcatctataattaataagatgaagaatatttcaaatgatgTACCTGATACTATTAATAAATGCAATAttagacaaagaaagagatcatCAAACAATGGAGAAatgaaagatacaaaaaaaaaagataatatcatTAGCGAATTTGTTCTTGAAGATGAAACACAGAATGGCATTAGAAGAAGTCTTAGGTCAAAAGGAAATCTACAAATAGAACATAAATCATTTTGTAACGATATTAACCAAATGATAAATGCAGATATTAACACAGAAGAAGTTAATCctaatgaaaataatcctgagagaaagagtgaagcAGCCTCTTTTAAAAGAATGCTCAGAGAACTTGGTGTATCCAATTTTCGACTCGTAGCTGATAGCGTTGAAACTTTGAGAAATCTTATTTCAAgttttttgttaaataca cCAGAATCATGTGAAGTAAAATTAGTGAGTAAATTGACAGAACTATTGCAGTCAGTTGAAAACGTTGAAACGGTCCTGAAAGATACAACAAAAAAGGCTAAAGCAAAGCTACTAAAGGAATGGACTAATTTTAAGATTGG ACAAGCTGCTGTGTGTTGTAGCAGTATGGAGGATCAGGATTCATCCAGTGAAAGTGGTGTCAGCTCTAATTGGTGGATTCTTGGATCACAGGACTATAAATTGCCAACTGCCAATGATGCAACGTTACAGACGTTATCGAAATCTACCTTATCCCCAATTAGTACCCAAAGTTGTGCCCATTCATCAGAATATAACAACGACAAAGAACAATGCAcaagtggaaaagaaaaagaatataagaaaTCAAAAAGCAAAGAACAACATGATGAAAAATCAAACCATAGAGAGCAACAAGAAAATGGGGAAAATAGTGAAGGGAAAAATCAACAAAAACACAAGGAAGATAAAGAgtgtaatagaaaagaagaag AACAACAAACTCGAAGAGTTCTACGAGCGCGAGGAATTTCCTCTTACACAGAACAATTGTACCCATATGAGGAGATCGATGAGAGCGAGTTGGGTGAATGGACCGACATTAAGGCCGTCTACGCGCCTCCCAGCGCACAGACCTGTGCATCCACTACTTACTCTTCTTCGAAAAACAGACACGACAACCATTGGTCAGAGAAAGAGGACTCAGACCAAGATTGGATATTACCAGGCTCTCgcagaaggaaaaataaacgtTCGT ccaataataaaaaactaaaatcCTTACAAgctaaaaatttaaataagaaaacaaatgttCAAGACACGCGTAAAGAAAGTACATCAAGTCATAAG ATACCCAATAATTCGAGAATATTACCAGCGTCGTCTACtttgaacaaaattaaatatccaCAAATACAACAAGATTCAGTACGAACGATATCCTCTATAGAAGCAAATAAAATCGACTATGTAGATAGCGTGCATTCAGAATTAGATATAAAAGACGAGACCCCAATTCTTGATACCGTAtcaaatcaatataaaaataattacaatatgaATGGAATAAGTTATCTAGTACAGTCGAATCCAACTGTGATTGGTTTAACACAACCAAATACTTTCGTACAAACGAATTCATTAATTCCAAGTATCGTGCCTTCTTTTCAACCAAATTACTATATGCAAGAAGTGCAACCAGAATATGTGGTTTATGATCAACAATCTAGTTTTGTTCCATTACAGCAATCAATAATACAACAGGTACCATGTATAGTAACATCtcaagaaattataaatcattcaagATACTCACCATATTTTATAAACGCAACGAAATCGCAATCAAATTTGCTAAATGATCAATCACCAAAAGATCAATctgaaaattcaaatttaattaagatAGTTCAGTCGGACAATAACGTGAATAAAATACCACAGAAGAAAGCATCTACTTCGCAATCTAATTCTAGTACTACTAAACATAATACTACAAAACGATGCTCACTAAATTCAACATCGCAAAAAGCAAAAAGTTTAAATCGAAATACAAACGATCCTAAAAAGAAGACTACgtcattaattattctaagTGATAGTGAtgatgaaattgaaattatcaatgaaaaaacaacaaataatCAGAAGGACAAAAGTCCACAAGATCAGGAATCTAATATTGAAGAAATAGCGAATACTAcattaaagaatataattccTCAAGAAATTATGCAACGTATACATCAAGGTTGTATCTCAATAACACCAATAAAACCAGCCCCTATACAAAATACTCCAACACAGTTGGTCGTTGTTGTTAACGAAACGGGAAATTATTATGCTTTAGCATTACCTAATGGAAGTAAGCTTATTTTGACACCTGAACAAGTAGCACAAATTAGAGCTTCAAATGGTGGAAAACTTGTTCTATAA
- the LOC127071263 gene encoding putative uncharacterized protein DDB_G0282133 isoform X1, translating into MSKKNKKRKEGENQAVINWEEDGYFPRKIKEEMKSMWEIPQIYQFLHFTKDILNIPQITIYEMERMLVIPRASKQLANIMTCLLSCPITKAKLHKIPPMPYEFWTNILMHKINNWFKLYYGKHKDVIKVLETIGIEPEFWDIFPEASIFADRDFEDLSFKQRVWLLKTICDTLMHTRKTIQEKIANHAWEDQVEINLGTDRHGAKYIYFPQFISSELRIYRHCMNNNILSTSKPIIPKTVAESETKTKVNNPPVQGKVKKSRKRKARWQNGLCSKIRKDKSAKPPEKKIDKQFYICNCIDSAMNSQTSEDTDLNCTSTNSNSNNNNNNNNINLNDFDRKRTRNSIKTSEISTMSNNTKYSNTNSSSYDNNVSNESQLIDKNVKESTFKGFLRSPDEKDGIAMINQLLNRLKTEMDIKYINSHVMVENMTDAKDDVENSISIEANENNFESISNECDSSKHCLDNLSNNSKTDDEKLNEIIVIGNTILKDKTFPTNFEDINDLDSSTSKSDDEKLNGSETSIINKMKNISNDVPDTINKCNIRQRKRSSNNGEMKDTKKKDNIISEFVLEDETQNGIRRSLRSKGNLQIEHKSFCNDINQMINADINTEEVNPNENNPERKSEAASFKRMLRELGVSNFRLVADSVETLRNLISSFLLNTPESCEVKLVSKLTELLQSVENVETVLKDTTKKAKAKLLKEWTNFKIGVYGRQAAVCCSSMEDQDSSSESGVSSNWWILGSQDYKLPTANDATLQTLSKSTLSPISTQSCAHSSEYNNDKEQCTSGKEKEYKKSKSKEQHDEKSNHREQQENGENSEGKNQQKHKEDKECNRKEEEQQTRRVLRARGISSYTEQLYPYEEIDESELGEWTDIKAVYAPPSAQTCASTTYSSSKNRHDNHWSEKEDSDQDWILPGSRRRKNKRSSNNKKLKSLQAKNLNKKTNVQDTRKESTSSHKIPNNSRILPASSTLNKIKYPQIQQDSVRTISSIEANKIDYVDSVHSELDIKDETPILDTVSNQYKNNYNMNGISYLVQSNPTVIGLTQPNTFVQTNSLIPSIVPSFQPNYYMQEVQPEYVVYDQQSSFVPLQQSIIQQVPCIVTSQEIINHSRYSPYFINATKSQSNLLNDQSPKDQSENSNLIKIVQSDNNVNKIPQKKASTSQSNSSTTKHNTTKRCSLNSTSQKAKSLNRNTNDPKKKTTSLIILSDSDDEIEIINEKTTNNQKDKSPQDQESNIEEIANTTLKNIIPQEIMQRIHQGCISITPIKPAPIQNTPTQLVVVVNETGNYYALALPNGSKLILTPEQVAQIRASNGGKLVL; encoded by the exons atgtcgaagaagaataaaaagcgTAAAGAGGGCGAGAACCAGGCCGTAATTAATTGGGAAGAAGATGGttattttccaagaaaaataaaagaagaaatgaaatccATGTGGGAA ataccacaaatttatcaatttcttcatttcaCCAAAGACATTCTAAATATACCCCAGATAACTATTTATGAAATGGAAAGAATGCTCGTTATACCAAGAGCTTCAAAGCAGTTAGCAAATATCATGACATGTTTATTAag cTGTCCTATAACCAAAGCAAAACTGCATAAAATACCACCAATGCCCTATGAATTCTGGACGAATATTTTAATgcataaaataaacaattggTTCAAACTTTATTATGGAAAACACAAAGATGTGATAAAA GTTCTAGAAACTATTGGTATTGAACCAGAATTCTGGGATATTTTTCCTGAGGCATCAATATTTGCTGATAGAGACTTTGAAGACTTGAGTTTTAAACAACGAGTATGGCTTTTAAAGACTATCTGTGATACTCTtatg CATACAAGAAAAAcaattcaagaaaaaattgcTAATCATGCATGGGAAGATCaagttgaaataaatttaggAACCGATCGTCATGGAgctaaatatatttattttccacAGTTCATCAGTAGCGAATTGAGAATATATAGACAttgtatgaataataatattctttccaCTTCGAAG CCTATAATACCAAAGACAGTTGCAGAATCcgaaacgaaaacaaaagtaaataatccTCCAGTACagggaaaagtaaaaaaaagtagaaaaagaaaggccAGATGGCAGAATGGATTATGTTCAAAGATTAGAAAGGATAAATCTGCAAAACCtccagaaaagaaaatagataagcaattttatatttgtaattgtaTCGATAGTGCCATGAATTCACAAACTAGTGAAGACACAGACTTAAATTGTACAAGCACAaacagtaatagtaataataacaataataataataacataaatttaaacgattttgacagaaagagaacgagaaattCAATAAAGACATCTGAAATAAGTACAATgtcaaataatacaaaatacagCAATACAAACTCGAGTAGttatgataataatgtatCAAATGAAAGTCagttaattgataaaaatgttaaagaaagTACATTTAAAGGATTTTTGAGATCGCCCGATGAAAAAGACGGCATAGCAATGATTAATCAGttattaaatagattaaaGACAGAaatggatataaaatatattaactctCACGTAATGGTAGAAAATATGACAGATGCAAAAGATGATgttgaaaattctatttcaatagaagcaaatgaaaataattttgaatcaATTTCAAACGAATGTGATTCAAGTAAACATTGCTTGGataatttatctaataattcCAAAACGgatgatgaaaaattaaatgaaattattgtaattggaaatacaatattaaagGATAAAACATTTCCAACGAATTTCGAAGATATTAATGATTTAGATTCATCAACATCAAAGTCGgatgatgaaaaattaaatggaaGTGAAAcatctataattaataagatgaagaatatttcaaatgatgTACCTGATACTATTAATAAATGCAATAttagacaaagaaagagatcatCAAACAATGGAGAAatgaaagatacaaaaaaaaaagataatatcatTAGCGAATTTGTTCTTGAAGATGAAACACAGAATGGCATTAGAAGAAGTCTTAGGTCAAAAGGAAATCTACAAATAGAACATAAATCATTTTGTAACGATATTAACCAAATGATAAATGCAGATATTAACACAGAAGAAGTTAATCctaatgaaaataatcctgagagaaagagtgaagcAGCCTCTTTTAAAAGAATGCTCAGAGAACTTGGTGTATCCAATTTTCGACTCGTAGCTGATAGCGTTGAAACTTTGAGAAATCTTATTTCAAgttttttgttaaataca cCAGAATCATGTGAAGTAAAATTAGTGAGTAAATTGACAGAACTATTGCAGTCAGTTGAAAACGTTGAAACGGTCCTGAAAGATACAACAAAAAAGGCTAAAGCAAAGCTACTAAAGGAATGGACTAATTTTAAGATTGG TGTGTATGGCAGACAAGCTGCTGTGTGTTGTAGCAGTATGGAGGATCAGGATTCATCCAGTGAAAGTGGTGTCAGCTCTAATTGGTGGATTCTTGGATCACAGGACTATAAATTGCCAACTGCCAATGATGCAACGTTACAGACGTTATCGAAATCTACCTTATCCCCAATTAGTACCCAAAGTTGTGCCCATTCATCAGAATATAACAACGACAAAGAACAATGCAcaagtggaaaagaaaaagaatataagaaaTCAAAAAGCAAAGAACAACATGATGAAAAATCAAACCATAGAGAGCAACAAGAAAATGGGGAAAATAGTGAAGGGAAAAATCAACAAAAACACAAGGAAGATAAAGAgtgtaatagaaaagaagaag AACAACAAACTCGAAGAGTTCTACGAGCGCGAGGAATTTCCTCTTACACAGAACAATTGTACCCATATGAGGAGATCGATGAGAGCGAGTTGGGTGAATGGACCGACATTAAGGCCGTCTACGCGCCTCCCAGCGCACAGACCTGTGCATCCACTACTTACTCTTCTTCGAAAAACAGACACGACAACCATTGGTCAGAGAAAGAGGACTCAGACCAAGATTGGATATTACCAGGCTCTCgcagaaggaaaaataaacgtTCGT ccaataataaaaaactaaaatcCTTACAAgctaaaaatttaaataagaaaacaaatgttCAAGACACGCGTAAAGAAAGTACATCAAGTCATAAG ATACCCAATAATTCGAGAATATTACCAGCGTCGTCTACtttgaacaaaattaaatatccaCAAATACAACAAGATTCAGTACGAACGATATCCTCTATAGAAGCAAATAAAATCGACTATGTAGATAGCGTGCATTCAGAATTAGATATAAAAGACGAGACCCCAATTCTTGATACCGTAtcaaatcaatataaaaataattacaatatgaATGGAATAAGTTATCTAGTACAGTCGAATCCAACTGTGATTGGTTTAACACAACCAAATACTTTCGTACAAACGAATTCATTAATTCCAAGTATCGTGCCTTCTTTTCAACCAAATTACTATATGCAAGAAGTGCAACCAGAATATGTGGTTTATGATCAACAATCTAGTTTTGTTCCATTACAGCAATCAATAATACAACAGGTACCATGTATAGTAACATCtcaagaaattataaatcattcaagATACTCACCATATTTTATAAACGCAACGAAATCGCAATCAAATTTGCTAAATGATCAATCACCAAAAGATCAATctgaaaattcaaatttaattaagatAGTTCAGTCGGACAATAACGTGAATAAAATACCACAGAAGAAAGCATCTACTTCGCAATCTAATTCTAGTACTACTAAACATAATACTACAAAACGATGCTCACTAAATTCAACATCGCAAAAAGCAAAAAGTTTAAATCGAAATACAAACGATCCTAAAAAGAAGACTACgtcattaattattctaagTGATAGTGAtgatgaaattgaaattatcaatgaaaaaacaacaaataatCAGAAGGACAAAAGTCCACAAGATCAGGAATCTAATATTGAAGAAATAGCGAATACTAcattaaagaatataattccTCAAGAAATTATGCAACGTATACATCAAGGTTGTATCTCAATAACACCAATAAAACCAGCCCCTATACAAAATACTCCAACACAGTTGGTCGTTGTTGTTAACGAAACGGGAAATTATTATGCTTTAGCATTACCTAATGGAAGTAAGCTTATTTTGACACCTGAACAAGTAGCACAAATTAGAGCTTCAAATGGTGGAAAACTTGTTCTATAA